CCTGGCCTGGCTGGTTCCGCATCAGGCCAACCTGCGCATCATCGAAGCCACCGCCCGTCGCATGGGCATCAACCGTGAACAGGTGATGATCAACATAGAAAGATACGGTAACACTACCTCGGCTACCATCCCGCTTTGCTTGTGGGAGTGGGAAAACCAACTCAAAAAGGGTGACAAAATCATCCTCTCTGCCTTTGGCGGTGGGTTTACCTGGGGCGCCATATACTTGAAATGGGCTTACGACGGGAAGAAAGAATAATATACTTTTTTTAAAATAAAGAAAAGAAGCAACTTCAGCGTTTCGGCGGGAAGTTGCTTTTTTTTTAATAAAAAATCCTGCCATCTCAGGTTGTTAGTAAATTTGCAGCACGTTAAATCCTCATTCAGCTATGACGCAAATTATCGGTTTTGATATTTCTGACAAAAAACATTACCTGCAGGCGCTGGCCATCCGCGAGCAGGTTTTTATACATGAGCAAAAAGTGGAGCGGGTGCTGGAGGTAGAAAATGAGGAGGAGGCTAATTATTATCTGCTGCTGCTCGACCAACTTCCCATTGCCACCGGGCGCTGGCGCAAAACCAGCCGCGGCATCAAGCTCGAACGTTTTGCAGTGTTGCCGCAGTATCGAAACCAGAACTATGGCTCCGTTCTGCTACAACACATCTTGCAGCAGTTGGATTCACGGCCTGAAGAGCTATACCTTCATGCCCAGCTCAAAGCCATTCCATATTATGAGCGTCAGGGATTCCGCAAACAGGGCGATATGTTTATCGAAGCCAACATCCGGCACTATCTGATGGCCAAACTAAAAATAGTGTAACTATGTAAAGAAAGGCACTGCATGCAGGAATAAATGTGACCTAAACATAGCCTAAGCCAAAACCTCGTCTGTTCTCTTT
This portion of the Bacteroidales bacterium genome encodes:
- a CDS encoding GNAT family N-acetyltransferase encodes the protein MTQIIGFDISDKKHYLQALAIREQVFIHEQKVERVLEVENEEEANYYLLLLDQLPIATGRWRKTSRGIKLERFAVLPQYRNQNYGSVLLQHILQQLDSRPEELYLHAQLKAIPYYERQGFRKQGDMFIEANIRHYLMAKLKIV